In a single window of the Silurus meridionalis isolate SWU-2019-XX chromosome 8, ASM1480568v1, whole genome shotgun sequence genome:
- the kif3cb gene encoding kinesin family member 3Cb, which translates to MSKRNSVVMLRPRSMSLGKKAETVKVVVRCRPVNKKEEAMSHERIVEVDVKMGQVSVRNPRAAVSLNKTFTFDAVYDMFSKQNDLYDYSCKPLIDSVLLGFNGTIFAYGQTGTGKTYTMQGLTMDPDKRGVIPNSFYHIFTHISRSQNQQYLVRVSYLEIYQDEIRDLLCKDNNKKMELKENSDLGVYVKGLSSVVTKNIKEIEHVMNLGNQSRSVGFTKMNEQSSRSHAIFLITIECSEVGVDGQEHIRVGKLNMVDLAGNERQSKTGTQGQRFKEAAKINLSLCALGNVISALVDGKNSHIPYRDSKLTRLLQDSLGGNSKTVIVATIGPTACHYEETLATLRFANRAKNIKNRPKINEDPKDALLREFQAEIARLKAQLEERGMLAKERRRRRNSVRMKRSMSTGEVETPRNREVDVVEMVKEERAEEYWWKEQMAKSSANSSPEFRRKLGTLDEKSQTMEDLRKEQQIIEILIEKYKALESKLLIGGKNIIDHTNEQQKMLEIKRQEIAEQERQEREMQQLMFEQDEETVELKETYSSLQQEVELKTKKLKKMYSKLQLVRAEIGDIIDEHVTTRQELEQTLNELTREMKYKNLIIDNFIPPEEKNKIINRLHFDSEEDQWKVLPLLPSENYSTCIRQRPMSAVGYKRPISQYAQVAVATGSPSRYRAENVMLLELDMTSPIMVPLDLHGAEMRTRNLLCDSAQYRRTTTASRVMRARSWYQGPSLPTSSSTSTVASESQVPPSAMGACASVLQP; encoded by the exons ATGTCGAAAAGAAACAGTGTAGTGATGCTGCGGCCGCGCTCCATGTCGCTGGGGAAAAAAGCCGAGACGGTGAAGGTGGTGGTTCGGTGCCGCCCTGTAAACAAGAAAGAGGAGGCGATGAGTCATGAGAGGATTGTTGAAGTGGATGTAAAAATGGGCCAGGTAAGCGTCCGGAACCCGAGAGCGGCCGTCAGCCTGAACAAGACGTTCACTTTTGACGCGGTCTATGATATGTTTTCCAAACAGAACGACCTGTATGATTACTCGTGCAAACCTCTCATCGACTCTGTGTTACTGGGGTTCAATGGAACTATATTTGCCTATGGTCAGACTGGCACCGGGAAGACATACACCATGCAAGGTTTGACCATGGATCCAGATAAACGGGGGGTCATACCAAATTCTTTTTACCATATCTTCACACATATTTCGAGATCCCAGAATCAGCAGTACTTGGTCAGAGTGTCATATCTGGAGATATATCAAGATGAGATCCGGGACCTCCTTTGCAAggacaataataaaaagatgGAGCTTAAGGAGAATTCGGACTTGGGCGTTTATGTCAAAGGCCTGTCCTCCGTGGTGACAAAGAACATCAAAGAAATTGAGCACGTGATGAATTTGGGAAACCAGTCCAGGTCTGTTGGATTTACGAAAATGAACGAGCAAAGCTCACGCTCACATGCCATTTTTCTCATAACTATCGAGTGCAGCGAAGTTGGCGTCGATGGCCAGGAGCATATCCGGGTTGGGAAGTTGAACATGGTGGACTTGGCTGGTAATGAACGTCAAAGCAAGACAGGTACTCAAGGCCAAAGATTCAAAGAGGCTGCCAAAATAAACTTGTCACTCTGTGCTCTTGGAAATGTTATCTCGGCACTGGTGGATGGGAAAAACTCTCATATCCCGTACAGGGATTCCAAACTCACACGCCTTCTGCAGGACTCTTTAGGAGGGAACTCGAAAACTGTCATAGTGGCTACAATAGGACCAACAGCCTGTCACTATGAAGAAACTCTCGCCACCTTGAGGTTTGCAAACAGAGCGAAGAATATCAAAAACAGGCCAAAGATCAACGAGGACCCCAAAGACGCATTGCTCCGAGAGTTCCAAGCAGAAATAGCTCGACTGAAAGCTCAGCTAGAGGAACGGGGGATGCTGGCAAAGGAAAGGAGGAGACGTAGGAACAGTGTCAGGATGAAGAGAAGCATGAGCACTGGCGAGGTGGAGACACCTAGAAATCGTGAGGTGGACgttgtggagatggtgaaggagGAGAGAGCTGAGGAATACTGGTGGAAGGAGCAGATGGCCAAAAGCTCTGCCAATAGCAGCCCGGAGTTTAGGAGGAAATTAGGCACCTTGGATGAAAAATCACAAACCATGGAGGATTTGCGGAAGGAACAGCAGATTATAGAAATTCTGATAGAGAAATACAAG GCCTTGGAGAGCAAGCTTCTGATTGGAGGCAAAAACATCATTGACCACACCAATGAGCAACAGAAAATGTTAGAGATAAAGAGACAGGAGATTGCAGAGCAG GAAAGACAAGAAAGGGAGATGCAGCAGCTGATGTTTGAGCAGGATGAGGAGACAGTGGAACTAAAAGAGACCTACTCATCTCTgcagcaggaggtggagctcaAAACCAAAAAGCTTAAAAAG ATGTACAGCAAATTGCAGTTAGTTCGAGCCGAGATTGGTGACATCATTGATGAACATGTCACAACGAGACAGGAGCTGGAGCAGACATTAAATGAGCTGACAAGAGAGATGAAATACAA GAATCTCATCATCGACAATTTTATTCCTCCTGAGGAGAAAAACAAGATTATAAACCGCCTTCACTTTGACAGTGAGGAAGACCAGTGGAAAGTCTTACCCCTTCTCCCCTCTGAAAA CTATTCTACTTGCATCAGACAAAGACCAATGTCTGCAGTCGGATACAAGAGGCCAATCAGCCAATATGCACAAGTTGCTGTGGCAACGGGATCTCCTTCCAGATACAGG GCAGAAAATGTTATGCTTCTGGAACTAGATATGACATCACCAATTATGGTCCCACTGGACCTACATGGGGCAGAGATGCGGACAAGAAATCTTCTCTGTGACTCTGCTCAGTACAGGAGAACGACAACAGCATCACGCGTCATGCGGGCCAGATCATG GTATCAAGGTCCAAGTCTGCCCACGTCTTCATCAACCAGCACAGTAGCTTCTGAGTCTCAGGTTCCACCTTCTGCCATGGGGGCCTGTGCCAGTGTGCTTCAGCCGTGA